Proteins from a genomic interval of Trifolium pratense cultivar HEN17-A07 linkage group LG6, ARS_RC_1.1, whole genome shotgun sequence:
- the LOC123892806 gene encoding vestitone reductase-like isoform X2, with amino-acid sequence MEEGKGRVCVTGGTGFIGSWIIKRLLEDGYTVNTTVRSNPGQKKDVSYLTNLPNATQKLKIFNADLSNPESFNDAIEGCIGIFHTATPIDFEQNEPEEIVTKRTIDGALGILKACKNSKTLKRVIYTSSASAVYWQDKEEDVMDESYWSDVNILRNMKPFAWSYAVSKTLAEKAVLEFGEEHGLDIVTLVPTFVVGPFICPKLPGSVYGSLSFLFGDIEKNPLVASRLHMVHVDDVARAHIFLLEHPNPKGRYNCSPFIATIHEIVQIISSKYPQFQIPTSKELIEVKGPKLPHLTSKKLMDDGFKFKYSLEEMFEDAIECCKEKGYL; translated from the exons ATGGAAGAAGGAAAAGGAAGGGTTTGTGTTACAGGTGGTACAGGGTTTATTGGTTCATGGATTATTAAGAGACTTCTTGAAGATGGTTACACTGTTAATACAACTGTTAGATCAAATCCAG GGCAAAAGAAAGATGTTAGCTACCTCACAAATCTTCCAAATGCAACTCAAAAGCTAAAAATTTTCAATGCTGATCTTAGCAACCCAGaaagtttcaatgatgcaattGAAGGATGCATTGGGATATTCCACACAGCCACTCCAATTGATTTTGAACAGAACGAACCAGAGGAAATAGTGACAAAAAGAACCATTGATGGAGCATTAGGAATTCTAAAAGCATGCAAAAATTCAAAGACACTGAAGAGAGTTATTTACACTTCAAGTGCTTCAGCTGTTTATTGGCAagataaagaagaagatgtaatGGATGAAAGTTATTGGAGTGATGTGAATATTCTTAGAAATATGAAGCCATTTGCTTGGTCATATGCAGTTTCTAAGACACTAGCTGAAAAGGCTGTTCTTGAATTTGGAGAAGAACATGGATTGGATATTGTGACTCTTGTACCAACTTTTGTTGTTGGACCCTTCATTTGTCCTAAGCTTCCTGGCTCTGTTTATGGTTCACTATCTTTCTTATTTG GTGATATTGAGAAGAATCCATTGGTTGCATCTCGTCTCCATATGGTTCATGTTGATGACGTTGCTAGAGCACATATATTCTTACTTGAACATCCTAATCCAAAAGGGAGATATAATTGTTCACCATTCATTGCAACTATTCATGAAATAGTTCAAATTATTTCTTCCAAATACCCTCAATTTCAAATACCAACATCCAA AGAGTTGATTGAAGTTAAAGGTCCTAAGCTTCCACATTTAACCTCAAAAAAACTCATGGATGATGGATTCAAGTTCAAGTATAGCCTTGAAGAAATGTTTGAGGACGCAATTGAATGTTGCAAGGAAAAGGGTTATCTTTGA
- the LOC123892806 gene encoding vestitone reductase-like isoform X1, which translates to MEEGKGRVCVTGGTGFIGSWIIKRLLEDGYTVNTTVRSNPAGQKKDVSYLTNLPNATQKLKIFNADLSNPESFNDAIEGCIGIFHTATPIDFEQNEPEEIVTKRTIDGALGILKACKNSKTLKRVIYTSSASAVYWQDKEEDVMDESYWSDVNILRNMKPFAWSYAVSKTLAEKAVLEFGEEHGLDIVTLVPTFVVGPFICPKLPGSVYGSLSFLFGDIEKNPLVASRLHMVHVDDVARAHIFLLEHPNPKGRYNCSPFIATIHEIVQIISSKYPQFQIPTSKELIEVKGPKLPHLTSKKLMDDGFKFKYSLEEMFEDAIECCKEKGYL; encoded by the exons ATGGAAGAAGGAAAAGGAAGGGTTTGTGTTACAGGTGGTACAGGGTTTATTGGTTCATGGATTATTAAGAGACTTCTTGAAGATGGTTACACTGTTAATACAACTGTTAGATCAAATCCAG CAGGGCAAAAGAAAGATGTTAGCTACCTCACAAATCTTCCAAATGCAACTCAAAAGCTAAAAATTTTCAATGCTGATCTTAGCAACCCAGaaagtttcaatgatgcaattGAAGGATGCATTGGGATATTCCACACAGCCACTCCAATTGATTTTGAACAGAACGAACCAGAGGAAATAGTGACAAAAAGAACCATTGATGGAGCATTAGGAATTCTAAAAGCATGCAAAAATTCAAAGACACTGAAGAGAGTTATTTACACTTCAAGTGCTTCAGCTGTTTATTGGCAagataaagaagaagatgtaatGGATGAAAGTTATTGGAGTGATGTGAATATTCTTAGAAATATGAAGCCATTTGCTTGGTCATATGCAGTTTCTAAGACACTAGCTGAAAAGGCTGTTCTTGAATTTGGAGAAGAACATGGATTGGATATTGTGACTCTTGTACCAACTTTTGTTGTTGGACCCTTCATTTGTCCTAAGCTTCCTGGCTCTGTTTATGGTTCACTATCTTTCTTATTTG GTGATATTGAGAAGAATCCATTGGTTGCATCTCGTCTCCATATGGTTCATGTTGATGACGTTGCTAGAGCACATATATTCTTACTTGAACATCCTAATCCAAAAGGGAGATATAATTGTTCACCATTCATTGCAACTATTCATGAAATAGTTCAAATTATTTCTTCCAAATACCCTCAATTTCAAATACCAACATCCAA AGAGTTGATTGAAGTTAAAGGTCCTAAGCTTCCACATTTAACCTCAAAAAAACTCATGGATGATGGATTCAAGTTCAAGTATAGCCTTGAAGAAATGTTTGAGGACGCAATTGAATGTTGCAAGGAAAAGGGTTATCTTTGA
- the LOC123892805 gene encoding uncharacterized protein LOC123892805 isoform X2, with product MSSADSTFAQVHSTFVGSIEEVEGSLGQYFRCSENIKEIDEKDLMGMVSSKIRSFVRKGLLSNEQGMVAARHFDAKHFGIEVDMWLIFENAEKVDYIKSLCRVKEGAHQLMPTRECQGRSSRSI from the exons ATGTCATCAGCTGATTCAACTTTTGCTCAAGTGCATTCAA CTTTTGTTGGATCAATCGAAGAAGTTGAGGGATCACTAGGTCAATATTTTAGATGTTCCGAAAACATTaaagaaattgatgaaaaag ATTTAATGGGAATGGTATCTTCAAAAATCCGTTCTTTTGTCCGTAAAGGCCTTTTGTCTAATGAACAAGGGATGGTTGCTGCCAGACATTTTGATGCTAAACATTTTGGGATTGAAGTTGATATGTGGTTAATCTTTGAGAATGCCGAAAAAGTTGATTATATTAAAAGTCTCTGCAG GGTCAAGGAAGGTGCCCACCAGTTGATGCCCACGAGAGAGTGTCAAGGGCGTTCTTCAAGATCAATTTAA
- the LOC123892805 gene encoding uncharacterized protein LOC123892805 isoform X1: MSSADSTFAQVHSSWSIYSTTLTHSITSFVGSIEEVEGSLGQYFRCSENIKEIDEKDLMGMVSSKIRSFVRKGLLSNEQGMVAARHFDAKHFGIEVDMWLIFENAEKVDYIKSLCRVKEGAHQLMPTRECQGRSSRSI, encoded by the exons ATGTCATCAGCTGATTCAACTTTTGCTCAAGTGCATTCAAGTTGGTCAATTTACTCTACTACTCTTACTCATTCCatcacat CTTTTGTTGGATCAATCGAAGAAGTTGAGGGATCACTAGGTCAATATTTTAGATGTTCCGAAAACATTaaagaaattgatgaaaaag ATTTAATGGGAATGGTATCTTCAAAAATCCGTTCTTTTGTCCGTAAAGGCCTTTTGTCTAATGAACAAGGGATGGTTGCTGCCAGACATTTTGATGCTAAACATTTTGGGATTGAAGTTGATATGTGGTTAATCTTTGAGAATGCCGAAAAAGTTGATTATATTAAAAGTCTCTGCAG GGTCAAGGAAGGTGCCCACCAGTTGATGCCCACGAGAGAGTGTCAAGGGCGTTCTTCAAGATCAATTTAA